In the Bradyrhizobium guangzhouense genome, one interval contains:
- a CDS encoding helix-turn-helix transcriptional regulator, with product MADPRRVEFGDFLRSRREKLSPKNVGLPAGQRRRTAGLRREEVAQLAGIGVDWYIRLEQGRTVSPSVTTVDALARALRLSKTEHAHLKDLARDGDRRPFVREVVPPAIRRLVESLPHPAYITGRRWDVLAWNEAAEEIFAFGRLPEEDRNTLLLMMTNKKTRKSYGAGWADVAKRMVAMFRASHDVWAGDPAFAELLTRLRAGSPEFVKWWGAHEVHGTLSGRKTMTHPTKGVLHFEHASFQANDDPALKLVIYTPV from the coding sequence ATGGCCGACCCCCGCCGCGTCGAATTCGGTGATTTCCTCCGTTCCCGCCGCGAAAAGCTGTCGCCGAAGAACGTGGGCCTTCCCGCGGGCCAGAGGCGGCGCACCGCGGGGCTGCGGCGCGAGGAGGTGGCGCAGCTCGCCGGCATCGGGGTCGACTGGTACATCCGCCTCGAGCAGGGGCGCACCGTCAGCCCGTCGGTCACGACGGTCGATGCGCTGGCGCGCGCGTTGCGGCTGAGCAAGACCGAGCATGCGCATCTCAAGGACCTCGCGCGCGATGGCGATCGGCGTCCCTTTGTCCGGGAAGTGGTGCCGCCGGCCATTCGGCGCCTGGTCGAGAGCCTGCCGCATCCGGCCTACATCACGGGCAGGCGCTGGGACGTGCTGGCCTGGAACGAGGCCGCCGAGGAGATCTTCGCGTTCGGCCGGCTGCCGGAAGAGGATCGCAACACGCTGCTGTTGATGATGACCAACAAGAAGACCCGGAAATCCTACGGGGCAGGCTGGGCTGACGTCGCCAAGCGCATGGTCGCGATGTTTCGCGCCAGCCACGACGTCTGGGCCGGCGATCCCGCCTTTGCCGAATTGCTGACGCGCCTGCGCGCAGGTAGTCCCGAGTTCGTCAAATGGTGGGGCGCGCACGAGGTGCACGGCACCTTGTCGGGCCGCAAGACCATGACCCATCCGACCAAGGGCGTGCTGCATTTCGAGCACGCCAGCTTTCAGGCCAATGACGATCCGGCACTGAAGCTCGTGATCTACACGCCGGTGTGA
- a CDS encoding IclR family transcriptional regulator has protein sequence MALPRQYSGGANGNRSLERGIEILRAFRPGVDTLGNGEIAERTGLPRSTVSRLTKTLVAFGMLDEIRAERNYRLAAAVLSLGHAVRMGSPALKVLGPLMRAESTRRKLNVGLATADRAMMVYLESIRYNPRPTLRSIVAGQQVPMELTSLGRAYLAGIPDSERDRLIAQFRRRSAAATRALVADVQKSIRAVRREGYCAASWQPGVLAVATPIVVESLPVYAINMSLQDLEPGDDLAKEIGGYLMAFAARCKEALGGLQDFAQ, from the coding sequence ATGGCCTTGCCACGGCAGTATTCCGGCGGCGCGAACGGCAACAGGTCGCTGGAAAGAGGCATCGAAATCCTGCGCGCCTTCCGGCCCGGCGTCGACACGCTCGGCAACGGCGAGATCGCCGAACGCACCGGCCTACCCCGCTCCACCGTCAGCCGCCTAACCAAGACGCTGGTCGCTTTCGGCATGCTCGACGAGATCCGAGCGGAGCGGAATTATCGGCTGGCGGCCGCGGTTCTCAGCCTTGGCCACGCCGTTCGCATGGGCTCTCCGGCGCTCAAAGTCCTCGGTCCCCTGATGCGGGCTGAATCGACGCGGCGCAAGTTGAACGTCGGTCTCGCGACCGCCGACCGCGCAATGATGGTCTACCTGGAATCCATTCGCTACAATCCGCGCCCGACGTTGCGCAGCATCGTCGCCGGCCAGCAGGTTCCGATGGAGCTGACCTCGCTGGGCCGCGCCTATCTCGCAGGCATCCCGGACAGCGAACGCGACAGGCTGATCGCGCAGTTCAGGCGACGCAGTGCCGCCGCAACCAGGGCGCTGGTCGCCGACGTGCAGAAGTCAATTCGCGCCGTCAGACGCGAAGGCTATTGTGCCGCCTCCTGGCAGCCAGGCGTGCTCGCCGTCGCCACGCCGATCGTCGTCGAGAGCCTGCCGGTCTATGCCATCAACATGAGCCTGCAGGACCTCGAGCCCGGCGACGATCTTGCCAAGGAGATTGGCGGCTACCTGATGGCGTTCGCGGCACGTTGCAAGGAAGCCCTCGGCGGCCTGCAAGATTTCGCGCAGTGA
- a CDS encoding enoyl-CoA hydratase/isomerase family protein, producing the protein MTYQLIEFSVASGVATIVLDRPDRRNAMSDEMRSEFVDALQRVAADGAIRALVLTGRGSAFCAGGDISGMKRRLDAPQGEVAFNGWSRQQGVHRAQTLLLNLPKPTIAAVNGAAAGLGADTALACDFLIGSERSKLTWSYIRRGLIPDGGGLYFLPRRVGLAKAKELIFTGRMVEAEEALALGILDRKVAASELLPAAQAWAAELALASPTALALGKGILNQTFERSAHEIFGLGSQAQAICYTSAEHRDAVVAFLSKSSGKE; encoded by the coding sequence ATGACTTATCAACTGATCGAATTCTCCGTTGCGTCAGGCGTTGCCACGATCGTGCTGGACAGGCCTGATCGCCGCAACGCCATGAGCGACGAGATGCGCTCCGAATTCGTGGATGCGCTGCAGCGCGTTGCCGCCGATGGTGCGATCCGGGCGCTGGTCCTGACTGGACGCGGCAGCGCGTTTTGCGCTGGCGGTGATATCAGCGGGATGAAGCGGCGCCTGGACGCACCGCAAGGTGAGGTCGCGTTCAACGGTTGGAGCAGGCAACAAGGCGTGCACCGCGCACAAACCCTGTTGCTCAACCTTCCCAAGCCCACCATCGCGGCGGTGAACGGAGCCGCGGCTGGTCTTGGCGCCGATACCGCCCTCGCGTGCGATTTCCTGATCGGCTCGGAGCGCTCGAAACTCACTTGGTCCTACATCAGGCGCGGATTGATCCCGGATGGCGGCGGCCTGTACTTTCTGCCGCGGAGGGTCGGCCTTGCGAAGGCGAAGGAGCTGATCTTCACGGGCCGTATGGTCGAAGCCGAGGAAGCGCTTGCGCTTGGCATTCTCGATCGCAAGGTGGCTGCCAGCGAGCTGCTTCCCGCTGCACAAGCCTGGGCCGCAGAGCTGGCACTGGCGTCACCGACGGCGCTGGCGTTGGGCAAGGGTATTCTCAACCAGACGTTCGAGCGATCGGCCCACGAGATCTTCGGTCTCGGCAGTCAGGCGCAAGCGATCTGCTATACCAGCGCCGAGCACCGTGATGCGGTGGTGGCGTTCCTGTCCAAATCCTCTGGAAAGGAATGA
- a CDS encoding acetate--CoA ligase family protein: MNAIARLIRPRSVAVIGASADPAKTSGRPVSFLQKHGFAGAIYPVNPKVERIAGLMCYPEVAALPAVPDVGIVLLGAERAHLAVRELSQRGAAAAIVLASGYTETGAEGALRQRQLIEAAGAMRLLGPNTIGLVNLTDNIVLSASGALAMDHFTAGSIGVVSQSGGILGALLSRAAARGIGLSKLVSTSNEADLELSDFIEFLAADEATRVIALYIEAIRHPLRFREAVRKARQAGKPVVAFKIGRSEAGAKAAVSHTGALAGSDRMYDALFRQLGVLRAQTFEELLDIPAALAAGRMLTGKRVAILTSTGGAGTIVSDSLGVAGFETPAPDGETAAQLRSLQSGSHANLDRNPVDLTLAGLEPDVLRGAIRALLASPSYDALTVIAGSSAVGSPALLADAIRDCLPMSGKPIIAYVSPHAPNVGSALTAQGVPAYTSAESCASALSGLLRASQPLQSDVVVGAANHVDVSDIPAGSLDEAAAKALFARFGIPTVAERVVQTPAEAEAAARELGGKVVLKILSGEITHKSDVGGVALNLTPETIGRRLARMAEDVEAATGQRPQRFLVQEMVSGGTELILGLHRDPLGTAVLLGMGGVTAELFQDTTMRLLPAQGGLSREDARSMLRELKTRPLLDGFRGRPKADVEAVVSTVVAFSEMAAALGGRLIEAEINPVFALAAGQGVRAADGVAVLGPAGPV; encoded by the coding sequence ATGAACGCGATCGCCCGCCTCATTCGTCCGCGGAGCGTTGCGGTGATCGGCGCGTCCGCCGACCCCGCAAAGACGTCGGGACGACCGGTGTCGTTCCTGCAAAAGCATGGCTTTGCCGGCGCGATATATCCCGTCAACCCAAAGGTTGAACGTATCGCCGGACTCATGTGCTATCCGGAGGTCGCCGCGCTTCCTGCCGTGCCCGATGTCGGCATCGTTCTCTTGGGGGCGGAACGCGCGCATCTTGCCGTGCGAGAGCTCTCCCAGCGCGGCGCTGCCGCCGCGATCGTTCTTGCCAGCGGCTACACCGAAACCGGCGCAGAGGGGGCGCTGCGCCAGAGGCAGCTCATCGAGGCTGCCGGTGCGATGCGGCTCCTCGGCCCCAATACCATCGGGCTCGTCAACCTGACCGACAACATCGTCCTCTCTGCCTCGGGCGCGTTGGCGATGGATCATTTCACCGCCGGCTCGATCGGAGTGGTGTCGCAAAGCGGAGGAATCCTCGGGGCGCTGCTCTCGCGCGCCGCCGCGCGCGGGATCGGGCTGTCGAAGCTGGTATCAACCAGCAACGAGGCTGATCTGGAGCTTTCGGACTTCATTGAATTTCTTGCGGCGGACGAGGCGACCCGCGTGATCGCGCTCTACATCGAGGCGATCCGTCATCCGCTCCGCTTCCGCGAAGCGGTGCGCAAGGCACGGCAGGCAGGCAAGCCTGTTGTGGCATTCAAGATCGGTCGCTCGGAAGCCGGCGCGAAGGCAGCCGTGTCGCACACTGGCGCTCTCGCCGGATCGGACCGGATGTACGACGCCCTGTTCCGTCAGCTCGGCGTGCTCAGGGCGCAGACGTTTGAGGAACTGCTCGATATTCCGGCGGCCCTTGCCGCCGGCAGGATGCTCACCGGCAAGCGCGTGGCGATCCTCACATCGACCGGGGGTGCCGGGACGATCGTCTCCGACAGCCTCGGCGTCGCCGGGTTCGAGACGCCTGCGCCCGACGGCGAGACCGCGGCCCAGCTCAGATCGCTGCAATCCGGGTCCCACGCCAATCTCGACCGCAACCCGGTCGACCTGACCCTGGCTGGCCTCGAACCGGACGTGCTGCGAGGAGCCATCCGTGCCCTGCTGGCCAGCCCGTCCTATGATGCGCTGACTGTCATTGCGGGGTCGTCGGCAGTCGGCTCACCCGCGCTGCTTGCCGATGCCATCCGTGATTGTCTGCCGATGTCCGGCAAGCCGATCATCGCCTATGTCAGTCCGCACGCGCCGAATGTCGGGTCGGCTCTCACGGCGCAAGGTGTGCCGGCCTACACATCGGCGGAAAGCTGTGCGTCCGCGCTCTCCGGCCTGCTGAGGGCATCGCAGCCGTTGCAGAGCGACGTCGTCGTGGGCGCTGCAAACCATGTCGATGTCAGCGATATCCCCGCGGGCTCGCTCGACGAGGCCGCTGCAAAGGCGCTCTTTGCCAGGTTCGGCATTCCCACGGTCGCAGAGCGGGTCGTCCAGACGCCGGCCGAGGCGGAGGCGGCGGCGCGCGAGCTCGGCGGCAAGGTCGTGCTCAAAATCCTCTCCGGCGAGATCACGCACAAGAGCGACGTGGGTGGCGTCGCCCTCAATCTCACGCCCGAAACCATCGGTCGTCGGCTGGCGCGCATGGCTGAAGATGTGGAAGCCGCGACCGGCCAGCGGCCGCAACGCTTCCTCGTGCAGGAAATGGTCTCTGGTGGCACCGAGTTGATTCTGGGGTTGCACCGCGATCCGCTAGGAACGGCCGTTCTGCTCGGCATGGGCGGTGTCACCGCGGAGCTGTTCCAGGATACGACCATGCGCCTCCTGCCGGCGCAGGGCGGATTGAGCCGCGAGGATGCGCGCTCAATGCTGCGTGAGCTCAAGACCAGGCCGCTGCTGGACGGATTCAGAGGACGACCAAAAGCCGACGTCGAGGCTGTTGTCTCGACCGTCGTGGCCTTCTCGGAGATGGCGGCAGCGCTCGGCGGGCGCCTGATCGAGGCCGAGATCAATCCGGTGTTCGCCTTGGCGGCCGGACAGGGCGTGCGGGCCGCTGATGGCGTTGCGGTGCTTGGACCAGCCGGGCCGGTCTGA
- a CDS encoding SLC13 family permease, protein MSTLVHAGSATTEVSARKLLSVLIGLAIMTAIIMAPSPAGLSLAGQRVIAVMVFVVLMWITEAIPYGVSAVALVLLLILALGFSPAANGVGPILGTAKAIPLALSGFSNGGWLFVAAGLAMAAAITSTGLEKRVAYLILKLVGAKTHAIMLGIILTAFALTFFIPSVIARAATLVPIVIGLTEAFGLPRSSQIGKAMLLLAGILPSVTGVGVLTGAAPNPVMVNFLTGAGQIQVSYVDWLIYLFPYTVVFSGALYVLVTRLFKFEFTELPGGSDYVSARIAELGPMSSLEKRASAIMVVTILLWATDKIHHVEASAISVFCVLLLVLPGVGVTTCNDLYKRIDWNSILLFGAGISMAEMLSKTGGAAWLAKVAFVESGMGELSVTALAIMIFVVVFFVRFCFTSITSCLTAITPAIIGFLVSLNNPALPIVGIVLGVALIAQCLSIIPVTSAPAMIAYGAGGFTTRDMMRLGLPLAAIMYGLIVLFMFTYWPLVGLWT, encoded by the coding sequence ATGTCGACACTGGTTCATGCCGGGTCCGCGACGACCGAGGTCAGCGCCAGGAAATTGCTGAGCGTTCTGATCGGCCTTGCGATCATGACCGCCATCATCATGGCGCCGTCGCCCGCCGGTCTTTCGCTTGCCGGGCAGCGTGTCATCGCCGTGATGGTCTTCGTGGTGCTGATGTGGATCACCGAGGCCATTCCGTACGGCGTCAGCGCGGTTGCGCTTGTGCTTCTGCTGATACTGGCTCTCGGGTTTTCACCTGCCGCGAACGGGGTTGGGCCAATCCTTGGAACGGCAAAGGCCATCCCGCTTGCGCTGAGTGGGTTCTCGAACGGCGGCTGGCTGTTCGTCGCGGCAGGGCTTGCAATGGCCGCAGCAATTACGAGCACGGGTCTCGAGAAGCGCGTTGCCTATCTGATCCTGAAGCTGGTCGGTGCAAAGACCCATGCGATCATGCTCGGGATCATCCTGACCGCATTTGCACTCACCTTCTTCATTCCATCGGTGATTGCGCGCGCTGCAACGCTGGTTCCGATCGTAATCGGATTGACGGAGGCTTTTGGTCTGCCGCGCAGCAGCCAGATCGGCAAGGCAATGTTGCTGCTGGCGGGCATTCTGCCATCCGTGACCGGGGTCGGTGTCCTCACGGGCGCGGCGCCCAATCCGGTGATGGTCAACTTCCTCACCGGCGCCGGCCAAATCCAGGTCAGTTATGTCGACTGGTTGATCTACCTTTTCCCGTACACTGTGGTGTTTTCCGGTGCGCTCTATGTTCTGGTGACCCGGCTTTTCAAATTTGAATTCACAGAATTGCCGGGAGGGAGCGACTACGTCTCCGCGCGGATCGCGGAATTAGGGCCGATGTCGAGCCTTGAAAAGAGAGCGTCAGCGATCATGGTGGTGACGATCCTGCTCTGGGCGACTGACAAGATACACCACGTCGAGGCGTCCGCCATTTCGGTTTTCTGCGTGCTGCTGCTCGTTTTGCCAGGCGTCGGCGTTACCACCTGCAATGACCTCTACAAGCGGATCGACTGGAATTCGATCCTGTTGTTCGGCGCGGGCATCTCGATGGCCGAGATGCTGTCCAAGACCGGAGGGGCGGCCTGGTTGGCGAAGGTCGCGTTCGTCGAGTCGGGGATGGGGGAGTTGTCGGTTACAGCGCTCGCGATCATGATCTTCGTCGTCGTGTTCTTCGTTCGCTTTTGCTTTACCAGCATCACGTCGTGTCTCACCGCGATCACACCTGCGATCATCGGCTTTCTGGTATCTCTGAATAATCCCGCGCTGCCAATCGTCGGTATCGTGCTCGGTGTCGCCCTGATCGCGCAGTGCCTCTCGATCATTCCCGTGACCTCGGCCCCAGCCATGATCGCTTATGGCGCGGGCGGTTTCACGACGCGGGACATGATGCGCCTGGGCCTGCCGCTCGCGGCCATCATGTATGGCTTGATCGTGCTGTTCATGTTCACCTATTGGCCGCTCGTCGGTCTTTGGACGTGA
- a CDS encoding FAD-binding oxidoreductase produces MTPPKLAPAEAKQLLANPFYIGDQPGLTESSGWFEAWRSEPSAYMVAAESSADVVAAVRFAKVHNLRLVVKGRGHSYFGASCAPDSLMLWTRKMDAITVHDGFIPQGSSSKPVPAITAGAGCMWLHAYQAATGAGRYVQGGGCTTVGVAGLVQGGGFGNFSKGFGTAAASLLEAEIVTADGEIRVVNEAREPELFWALKGGGGGTFGVTTRLTLATHPLPTSVGAVNVTLRARSDDAYRKLLARFVAFCATSLCNPHWGEQVRLYPDNRLEIRMVFQGLTTDEARAAFKPLLDFVAANPDDFGGKDSIEVVGVPARYFWNGWLYRLFARSAANFDGRSGAPWTDYWWKGDGEQVGAFWHAYTSAWLPSSLLSQQSRTLLVDALFGASRHWTVGLHFNKGLFGASPDVIAKARNTATHPDAFDAFALAIIAAAGPTTFGGLATPDPDLAKVHRDRVNAAMQALRTAAPNAGVYVNECDYFQSDWQNALWGPNYQRLLDIKRRYDPDGLFFVHHGVGTEGWSADGFTRLPA; encoded by the coding sequence GTGACACCGCCGAAACTCGCCCCGGCTGAGGCGAAACAGCTCCTGGCGAATCCGTTCTACATCGGCGATCAACCCGGTCTGACGGAAAGTTCCGGCTGGTTCGAGGCCTGGCGCTCCGAGCCCAGCGCCTACATGGTCGCGGCGGAAAGCTCGGCGGACGTCGTCGCGGCTGTGCGCTTCGCCAAGGTGCACAATTTGCGCCTCGTCGTGAAAGGCCGCGGTCACAGCTATTTTGGCGCCTCCTGTGCGCCGGATTCGCTGATGTTGTGGACCCGCAAGATGGACGCCATCACCGTTCATGACGGTTTCATTCCCCAAGGCTCAAGCTCCAAGCCGGTTCCGGCTATCACAGCGGGCGCCGGTTGCATGTGGCTTCACGCCTACCAGGCGGCCACCGGCGCCGGGCGATACGTTCAAGGTGGCGGCTGCACCACCGTTGGTGTCGCGGGTCTGGTGCAGGGCGGCGGATTTGGCAACTTTTCCAAGGGATTTGGTACGGCGGCGGCGAGCCTGCTCGAGGCCGAGATCGTGACGGCCGACGGCGAAATTCGTGTGGTCAACGAAGCGCGCGAGCCTGAATTGTTCTGGGCGCTGAAGGGCGGAGGCGGCGGCACTTTCGGCGTCACCACGCGGCTGACGCTCGCGACCCATCCGCTGCCCACATCTGTCGGTGCGGTCAACGTCACCTTACGCGCACGCTCCGACGACGCCTACCGCAAGCTCTTGGCCCGCTTCGTCGCGTTTTGCGCGACGAGCCTGTGCAATCCGCATTGGGGCGAACAGGTTCGATTGTATCCCGACAACCGTCTCGAAATTCGCATGGTCTTCCAGGGACTGACAACGGACGAAGCGCGTGCAGCTTTCAAGCCCCTGCTCGATTTCGTTGCGGCCAACCCTGACGATTTCGGCGGCAAGGACTCGATTGAAGTCGTGGGCGTGCCCGCCCGCTATTTCTGGAACGGTTGGCTTTATCGCCTGTTCGCCCGCTCCGCGGCCAACTTCGATGGACGTTCTGGCGCGCCGTGGACCGATTATTGGTGGAAGGGCGATGGTGAGCAGGTCGGCGCCTTCTGGCACGCCTACACATCGGCCTGGTTGCCAAGTTCGCTCCTCAGCCAGCAAAGCCGAACTCTCCTCGTCGACGCGTTGTTCGGCGCAAGCCGGCACTGGACGGTCGGCCTGCATTTCAACAAGGGCTTGTTCGGTGCATCGCCTGATGTGATCGCAAAAGCAAGAAATACGGCGACGCATCCGGACGCGTTCGACGCGTTCGCTCTTGCCATCATCGCAGCCGCCGGCCCGACCACTTTCGGCGGCCTTGCCACGCCCGATCCCGATCTCGCCAAGGTGCATCGAGACCGCGTGAACGCCGCGATGCAGGCGCTGCGCACCGCGGCGCCGAACGCCGGCGTGTATGTCAACGAGTGCGATTATTTTCAATCAGACTGGCAGAATGCGTTGTGGGGCCCGAACTATCAACGGCTGCTGGACATCAAGCGGCGCTACGATCCGGATGGACTGTTCTTTGTGCATCATGGCGTCGGCACCGAAGGCTGGAGCGCGGACGGATTTACCCGCCTGCCGGCGTAG